The Streptomyces laurentii genome contains a region encoding:
- a CDS encoding hypothetical protein (identified by MetaGeneAnnotator; putative;~sequence version:1), which translates to MKQIEERPVNENSSARSDAGGSAGAGGFDFQDRVAAWFAVATLASEAAAPVQGLWTGAVEQVACETGEPVDDCRVHTADGITLALQAKRSITLGTTKTSELAKTVRQFVAQYLLPEHDDDRLVLVTTSEASGAVRNDLEQALQRLRNSPVGSNIAALRLNARQVSAYKAFTAHAAREWEQQRDTAPSASELEGFLRQCYVWTLDVEVGGAAEVGALDRLRASVITEAGQAAAAWNVLLSTCRQLAINHGAAGLEQLQESLIVSGVALATLLNFRADVVRLTHVTDESIEQLSSELTTVPAPQGAVSISRSSASGLAERSLAESFLVVGGPGTGKTVILHEIASTARDAQRPVLFLQVGSLAATSAGNLQSELGLRHPLLDVLAQWSPGQVGLLVIDALDAARTDASSGLWRSIIKDVGRRLPNWRVVASIRTWDLSHSPQLRTTFPADPAEVDDLDDEEVAQVSSIFPELGDLIDNSDDHQRHLLRNPFNLRLAAELLQDGVSLAGLAGVGSRLDLLSRYWQSRISEGQDGSAREALLAKLCANSVRERRLAVPAQQILSGDASAATVLQSLLSRSVLTSAPSIAGGPGRGPLQFAHHVLFDYAVALVHFEAFSGGLPECLQEDPDLLLFARPSIDMYLDMAWNQGPAMFCELALKLADPGMSPMAMTAAAEVMARNTRSTADLEPLLKATSNAIPAAQRLLQAAAIAVSIRIADPSLPGAGVWAAISERLSHHPAATLQALGDLVRKLAPQHQALVPEHQRACGLAARRLMEYLWGQPPVSGARLAITAVIQTAASDPAATEALLRRAIDPKQLSDRGYHDLFALTDSIERLIDQVPGIVEDLYVAVLNHKATSSEATRMGSGAVLTLQSTRQQDFDSSKYSLVQSFPDVLRWNITVALSILSRLSLTDRPDAPTVTVRLACNPVEIIVDDSRRWDFPFSPAGRDLPELLDTFQRHASGANEDCSQAIVGAAASAPHAASVWRRILLAAADNAALQKALFEQPAPMATHLTVPDLFGAAATLIRAIHPDLDPEQSAALKDAVQALKPTDVGSDDPEAATAARRYQAFVDSLSTNHPGTAADRSLEQGDGDGWVATDPSPWEPISSGSSADEAPSTVAARGLITVLREFTDRHLNGVPEVSEITSSLPEATELWGMLSDLPDTVRDESEDLLARAAEIWTRNTQTPGDMLTQAQDMLLAFAVHRRPEPTTENAHFDTLIPQGPRGDAARGLLQLSRLPEQYGPQLTSALQELAADPVGWIRLTVARAASYLHHTDPTLAWELLNRLADQDDDEAVLGATVDAACRCMGDWGRGMELLTRVTARIAPTANRNSAAATCATTAGLLWVHHAMPEAGNAVTHMAEQWPGAEPWLTCINNLRGALTDGDPAVRTRALDLYFQLAEPAMAKITPLLERTQALTEAEQQDLRARLLLADTIALQIYVATKSGDSSDGQPTGEQVKLVDEATPLMHLLMAVPNAKVTHHLVQIYEHVLDQRPQQGLIGVRDILTTTGTQSGYTADTLAVSTCVKFAERILADHRDILRIPENLTALREICDIFIEAGWPQAHQLVFGIEQAFR; encoded by the coding sequence GTGAAACAGATCGAGGAGCGACCTGTGAACGAGAACTCGTCAGCGCGCTCGGACGCTGGTGGTAGCGCTGGAGCTGGCGGCTTTGACTTCCAGGACCGCGTCGCTGCATGGTTCGCCGTCGCCACCCTCGCCAGCGAGGCCGCAGCACCGGTGCAGGGCTTGTGGACTGGCGCGGTCGAGCAGGTCGCGTGCGAGACCGGCGAGCCTGTCGACGACTGCAGGGTACACACCGCCGATGGCATCACCCTGGCGCTCCAAGCCAAACGATCAATCACCTTGGGCACCACGAAGACCAGCGAACTAGCGAAGACTGTAAGACAGTTCGTTGCTCAGTACCTGCTACCTGAGCACGATGATGACCGCCTTGTCCTCGTGACAACTTCAGAGGCTTCCGGGGCAGTCAGGAACGACCTTGAACAGGCTCTCCAGCGGCTGAGGAACAGCCCGGTCGGCTCCAACATCGCCGCTCTCCGGCTCAACGCAAGACAGGTGTCCGCGTACAAGGCGTTCACTGCTCATGCTGCAAGGGAGTGGGAACAGCAGCGCGACACAGCGCCTTCTGCTTCTGAGCTGGAAGGCTTCCTGAGGCAGTGCTACGTGTGGACTCTCGATGTGGAGGTGGGCGGCGCAGCTGAAGTAGGAGCTCTCGACCGGCTTCGCGCATCTGTGATCACCGAGGCCGGGCAGGCAGCCGCTGCATGGAATGTCCTACTCAGCACCTGCAGGCAGTTGGCCATCAATCACGGGGCGGCGGGATTGGAACAGCTGCAGGAGTCACTCATCGTGAGTGGGGTAGCTCTTGCAACACTGCTGAACTTCAGGGCGGACGTGGTCCGGCTGACGCACGTCACCGACGAGAGCATCGAGCAGCTGAGCAGCGAGCTCACCACGGTCCCCGCACCACAAGGAGCCGTATCGATCAGCCGCAGTTCGGCCTCGGGGCTGGCTGAACGGTCCTTAGCTGAGTCCTTCCTCGTTGTGGGCGGCCCCGGCACGGGCAAGACTGTCATCCTCCACGAGATTGCGTCGACGGCGCGTGATGCTCAGCGCCCCGTGCTCTTCCTCCAGGTGGGCAGCCTTGCAGCGACCAGCGCTGGAAACCTGCAGTCCGAGTTGGGACTCCGACACCCGCTCCTGGATGTCCTGGCCCAGTGGTCCCCAGGTCAGGTTGGGCTGCTTGTCATCGACGCTCTCGACGCGGCGCGGACCGATGCATCCTCTGGGCTCTGGAGGTCGATCATCAAGGACGTGGGCCGTCGGCTGCCGAACTGGCGGGTCGTTGCTTCGATCCGCACCTGGGACTTGTCCCACTCTCCTCAGCTGCGCACGACCTTCCCTGCAGATCCAGCTGAAGTGGATGATTTGGACGACGAGGAAGTCGCGCAGGTCAGCAGCATCTTTCCTGAACTCGGAGACTTGATCGACAACTCCGACGACCACCAGCGGCACCTTCTTCGGAACCCGTTCAATCTACGGCTGGCCGCCGAGCTGCTCCAGGACGGTGTATCTCTTGCCGGGCTCGCTGGCGTTGGCAGCCGACTCGATCTCTTGAGCCGCTACTGGCAGAGCCGAATCAGCGAGGGCCAGGATGGAAGCGCCCGTGAGGCCCTGCTCGCAAAGCTGTGCGCAAACTCGGTGCGCGAACGCCGCTTGGCTGTGCCCGCCCAACAGATCCTGTCCGGCGACGCATCTGCAGCCACCGTCCTCCAATCGCTGCTGTCTCGGTCAGTCCTCACCTCTGCGCCCAGCATCGCGGGCGGACCCGGTCGGGGACCCTTGCAGTTCGCGCACCATGTGCTCTTCGACTACGCGGTCGCGCTGGTGCACTTCGAAGCATTCAGTGGAGGCCTGCCCGAGTGCCTACAGGAAGACCCAGATCTCCTCCTGTTCGCCCGTCCCAGCATCGACATGTACCTGGACATGGCCTGGAACCAGGGGCCGGCAATGTTCTGTGAGCTGGCTCTGAAGCTCGCCGATCCGGGAATGAGCCCAATGGCCATGACCGCCGCAGCCGAGGTAATGGCCCGCAATACGCGAAGTACTGCGGACCTCGAGCCCCTACTCAAAGCCACTTCGAATGCCATCCCCGCGGCGCAGCGCCTCCTGCAGGCAGCGGCCATCGCCGTCTCCATCAGGATCGCCGACCCGTCGCTTCCTGGCGCAGGGGTATGGGCGGCCATCTCCGAACGACTTTCGCACCATCCCGCGGCAACCCTCCAGGCTCTGGGAGACCTGGTCCGAAAACTTGCTCCGCAGCACCAAGCCCTGGTGCCCGAGCATCAGCGGGCATGCGGCCTCGCCGCACGCCGGCTGATGGAGTACCTGTGGGGCCAGCCACCCGTATCCGGGGCACGACTGGCGATCACCGCCGTCATCCAGACCGCAGCAAGCGACCCCGCAGCAACGGAGGCTCTGCTTCGCCGGGCCATCGACCCGAAGCAACTCTCCGACCGCGGCTACCACGACCTATTCGCCCTGACGGACAGCATCGAGCGACTGATCGATCAGGTGCCCGGAATTGTCGAGGACCTGTACGTAGCGGTGCTGAACCACAAGGCGACGTCATCCGAAGCCACGCGTATGGGCTCTGGAGCTGTCCTCACCCTGCAATCCACCCGACAACAGGACTTCGACTCGTCCAAGTACAGCCTGGTCCAAAGCTTCCCGGACGTATTGCGGTGGAACATCACGGTCGCCCTGTCGATCCTCAGCAGGCTCAGCCTCACGGATCGCCCAGACGCCCCGACCGTGACGGTTCGACTCGCCTGCAACCCTGTCGAGATCATCGTCGATGACTCACGACGGTGGGACTTCCCGTTCAGTCCCGCAGGACGGGATCTTCCGGAACTACTCGATACTTTCCAGAGGCACGCTTCCGGGGCGAACGAGGATTGCTCTCAAGCCATCGTCGGAGCCGCAGCGTCCGCGCCGCACGCTGCCAGTGTGTGGCGGCGCATCCTGCTGGCAGCAGCCGACAACGCCGCTCTACAGAAGGCGCTTTTCGAACAGCCCGCTCCCATGGCGACGCACCTGACCGTCCCCGACCTCTTCGGCGCCGCGGCGACTCTCATCCGAGCAATCCATCCCGACCTCGATCCGGAGCAGTCAGCCGCTCTCAAGGACGCCGTCCAAGCCCTGAAGCCCACGGACGTTGGCTCAGATGATCCCGAAGCGGCCACAGCGGCCCGACGCTACCAGGCGTTCGTTGACTCCCTGTCCACGAACCATCCTGGTACAGCGGCTGACCGGTCACTTGAGCAGGGTGACGGGGATGGCTGGGTTGCCACAGACCCAAGCCCATGGGAGCCGATTTCCTCGGGGTCCAGCGCAGACGAGGCCCCCTCAACCGTGGCTGCCCGGGGCCTCATCACGGTGCTACGCGAGTTCACCGACCGCCATCTCAACGGCGTCCCTGAGGTATCAGAGATCACGTCCAGTCTCCCCGAAGCCACCGAGCTGTGGGGCATGCTCAGTGATCTCCCAGACACTGTCCGCGACGAATCGGAAGACCTCCTGGCGCGAGCCGCGGAAATCTGGACACGCAACACACAAACCCCGGGCGACATGCTGACTCAGGCCCAGGACATGCTGCTGGCCTTCGCTGTACATCGACGACCTGAACCCACCACGGAAAACGCCCACTTCGACACCCTCATCCCCCAAGGCCCCCGCGGCGACGCCGCACGCGGCCTGCTCCAGCTCAGCCGCCTGCCAGAGCAGTACGGCCCCCAGCTCACATCAGCCCTTCAAGAACTCGCCGCAGATCCCGTTGGTTGGATCAGACTCACCGTCGCCCGGGCGGCCAGCTATCTCCACCACACTGACCCAACCCTCGCCTGGGAGCTCCTAAACCGCTTGGCCGACCAGGACGACGACGAGGCCGTACTCGGCGCGACAGTCGATGCGGCTTGCCGCTGCATGGGCGACTGGGGCCGCGGAATGGAGTTGCTCACCCGCGTAACGGCACGCATCGCCCCAACGGCTAACCGGAATTCTGCGGCAGCCACGTGTGCCACAACAGCCGGGCTCCTGTGGGTCCACCACGCCATGCCCGAGGCCGGCAACGCTGTCACCCACATGGCAGAACAGTGGCCGGGCGCAGAGCCGTGGTTGACGTGCATCAATAACCTGCGCGGGGCGCTCACCGATGGCGATCCCGCAGTCAGGACACGAGCACTGGACCTGTACTTTCAGTTGGCTGAGCCAGCCATGGCCAAGATCACACCTCTACTTGAGCGAACCCAAGCACTGACGGAAGCCGAGCAGCAAGACCTGCGGGCACGACTCCTCCTGGCCGACACCATCGCCCTCCAGATCTACGTGGCCACCAAGTCAGGTGACTCCAGTGATGGCCAGCCCACAGGGGAACAGGTCAAACTCGTCGACGAAGCCACGCCACTGATGCACCTGCTCATGGCGGTCCCTAACGCGAAGGTCACCCACCACCTCGTCCAGATCTACGAGCATGTTCTGGACCAACGCCCGCAGCAGGGCCTCATCGGCGTACGGGACATCCTCACCACGACAGGAACCCAAAGCGGCTACACGGCAGACACTCTCGCCGTCAGTACCTGCGTCAAGTTCGCGGAACGCATCCTCGCCGACCACCGAGACATCCTTAGGATCCCTGAGAACCTGACTGCCCTACGCGAAATCTGCGACATCTTCATCGAGGCCGGATGGCCCCAAGCCCACCAACTCGTCTTCGGCATCGAACAAGCGTTTCGCTGA
- a CDS encoding hypothetical protein (identified by MetaGeneAnnotator; putative;~sequence version:1): MVASELDVMAVAVPAASAVAAEMARGGWLSLRGALARFFRRDGESSAERQLELLDAAEQTLAEAAEEDRDDLRSRLEQRLVLQLAAYLDRYPDMGGELAVLLPAPQDDTPSEGAPVLTAQNNTNSQIVQALGNLDAGSGGINYGVPPRNPRA, encoded by the coding sequence ATGGTGGCTTCGGAACTGGACGTGATGGCCGTGGCTGTGCCAGCGGCGAGTGCCGTCGCGGCGGAGATGGCCAGGGGCGGCTGGTTGTCGTTGCGCGGAGCCCTGGCCCGGTTCTTCAGGCGGGACGGGGAGTCGTCTGCGGAGCGGCAGCTGGAGCTGCTGGATGCGGCGGAGCAGACCCTCGCCGAGGCGGCAGAGGAAGACCGCGACGATCTGCGCAGCCGACTGGAGCAGCGGCTCGTCCTGCAGCTCGCTGCCTATCTGGACCGCTATCCCGACATGGGCGGAGAACTGGCGGTGCTCCTGCCCGCCCCGCAGGACGACACGCCGTCGGAGGGCGCCCCGGTGTTGACCGCGCAGAACAACACCAACAGCCAGATCGTGCAGGCGTTGGGCAACCTGGACGCGGGCAGTGGGGGCATCAACTACGGGGTGCCGCCACGCAACCCGAGGGCGTGA
- a CDS encoding hypothetical protein (identified by MetaGeneAnnotator; putative;~sequence version:1) has protein sequence MHAANNTYSTLLQAGRDINLHQQEPLPTEPVPPAEIDAVRRAWVAENGEGKEIATAPEVLAMLGLDGRVVVIAGPPGTGKTAAGLRALSELRPVLPGNSGPRLRLRLEHVLPDWESVEKDKFLLPAEHGRGYLLDVSGESARWEKPDVTARKFLGHAENLRKRGSYLVVVAGERGWPENDPVLGRAVVRAVHAPPGDRIARRHIEQLYPWVARWGWLQESVRGVGRRGEESDSEDRRAPLDDLLRADMYPGDAAALARELSRISESGGTVKDARDLVLRWRERVSTVFRETQDSADDRALLLAAIMLEGLNPAEVLAGARLLLRDQKTRGIRDILTGRDLVTRLEAVQAKSDGQRVSFSHLPGYPAAVLRHFWRQLSDIQPSLIQWVKQLTAPKGLGAGRIPQIADLLAQLAVDESDLRPLDVAQSWATASDAGQDGASRLLARVARDPALGPEARTKLRSWAGQESRANATVAAVVCQGPFSKEYPRQALTCLRWVLGRGEHDSAVSVAEEVLRAMGSDLRLLPRVWDTVNKWLTEYKQPDDRNHLAARRAVLSLLRPSAERPAAILLLANALEHPDTADELVQGWSAALSVPTLEVRCEEVLTAWAEAVADGLLDADAVVEVLNRVIREHWMTGPLSTFIAGRAGTGYTSQSVVDLRERLILRWNDPRPTPPGGQTQTPLGPATAPEDDSALRTATEDAT, from the coding sequence ATGCACGCCGCCAACAACACCTACTCGACTCTGCTGCAAGCTGGGCGGGACATCAACCTGCACCAGCAGGAGCCTTTGCCCACCGAGCCCGTGCCTCCGGCGGAGATCGACGCGGTCCGCCGTGCCTGGGTCGCCGAGAACGGCGAGGGCAAAGAGATCGCGACCGCCCCGGAAGTGCTGGCGATGCTCGGCCTGGACGGGCGCGTAGTCGTGATCGCCGGCCCGCCCGGGACGGGCAAGACCGCAGCGGGACTGCGCGCCCTGTCTGAGCTGCGGCCCGTCCTGCCCGGCAACAGCGGGCCCAGGCTACGGCTGCGCCTTGAGCACGTATTGCCGGACTGGGAATCGGTTGAGAAAGACAAGTTCTTGCTCCCCGCCGAGCACGGCCGGGGGTACCTGCTTGACGTTTCGGGCGAAAGCGCGCGCTGGGAGAAGCCGGACGTCACGGCCAGGAAGTTCCTCGGGCACGCCGAGAACCTGCGGAAAAGAGGTTCCTACCTTGTCGTGGTGGCGGGTGAGCGAGGCTGGCCCGAGAACGACCCGGTCCTGGGGCGCGCCGTCGTTCGCGCCGTCCACGCACCCCCGGGGGACCGGATCGCGCGGCGCCACATTGAGCAGCTCTATCCGTGGGTCGCACGCTGGGGATGGTTGCAGGAAAGTGTCCGGGGCGTCGGCAGGCGAGGCGAGGAGAGCGACAGTGAGGACCGTCGAGCCCCGCTCGATGATCTTCTTCGCGCCGACATGTATCCGGGCGACGCCGCGGCACTCGCCCGTGAACTCAGCCGCATCAGTGAATCGGGCGGCACCGTCAAGGACGCCCGCGACCTCGTACTGCGCTGGCGTGAACGAGTCAGCACCGTCTTTCGCGAGACACAGGACAGCGCGGATGATCGGGCGTTGCTGCTAGCGGCCATCATGCTTGAAGGACTCAACCCCGCCGAAGTCCTGGCCGGGGCGCGTCTGCTGCTCAGGGACCAGAAGACGCGCGGCATCCGGGACATTCTCACGGGCCGCGACCTCGTCACCCGGTTGGAGGCGGTCCAGGCGAAGAGTGATGGGCAGCGTGTCTCCTTCAGCCACCTGCCCGGATACCCGGCCGCGGTACTGCGGCACTTCTGGCGCCAGCTCAGCGACATCCAGCCCAGCCTGATCCAGTGGGTCAAGCAGCTCACCGCCCCCAAGGGGCTCGGCGCCGGACGGATCCCGCAGATCGCGGACCTGCTCGCCCAACTCGCCGTCGACGAAAGCGATCTGCGTCCCCTGGACGTCGCCCAGTCATGGGCCACCGCCAGTGACGCCGGGCAGGACGGCGCCTCCCGTCTGCTCGCACGCGTCGCCAGGGACCCTGCCCTCGGCCCGGAAGCCCGTACGAAACTGCGATCCTGGGCCGGCCAGGAATCCCGGGCCAATGCCACCGTCGCCGCGGTGGTGTGCCAGGGGCCCTTCTCCAAGGAATACCCCCGTCAGGCGCTCACCTGCCTGCGCTGGGTCCTGGGCCGTGGCGAACACGACAGTGCCGTATCCGTGGCCGAAGAGGTCCTGCGCGCCATGGGCTCGGACCTCCGGCTGCTGCCGCGCGTGTGGGACACGGTCAACAAATGGCTGACCGAATACAAGCAGCCGGACGATCGCAACCATCTCGCGGCACGCCGCGCCGTCCTGTCTCTGCTCCGTCCCTCCGCCGAGCGCCCTGCCGCGATCCTGCTACTGGCCAACGCCCTGGAGCACCCAGACACAGCCGACGAGCTTGTGCAGGGATGGTCCGCCGCCCTGTCCGTGCCAACGCTGGAAGTACGGTGCGAGGAGGTCCTCACCGCCTGGGCCGAAGCCGTGGCCGACGGCCTACTCGACGCCGACGCAGTGGTCGAGGTACTCAACCGCGTTATCCGCGAGCACTGGATGACCGGTCCGCTGTCCACCTTCATCGCCGGACGGGCCGGCACGGGATACACCTCACAATCGGTCGTCGACCTGCGCGAGCGCCTCATCCTGCGATGGAACGACCCCCGGCCGACGCCGCCCGGCGGCCAGACCCAGACGCCGCTGGGCCCCGCAACTGCCCCCGAAGACGATTCCGCCCTTCGCACCGCGACGGAGGACGCGACATGA
- a CDS encoding hypothetical protein (identified by MetaGeneAnnotator; putative;~sequence version:1): MRHGSKRARRKQLHRKIGAFSAVLRSSRPGIHYTATIHATLTPEPSGPYDPDEIADRVRTALRTTAAAAVRDQDPINLPAAQDTCAQQLRQPQELGLPDSATVTASVQLELADEDRAAVKELLTAIRAQAVTDTLTRQRAEALAQELAHPAALLARWLQQPDAQITQPPADAELEALARRLRGYPKDHDEPMERQLLTILRDFLAEFPKEEQKRLLVILLANGMRAARKPGHADQAEALLKPPPATSETMPTAMDTS, translated from the coding sequence ATGAGGCACGGCTCCAAACGGGCCCGCCGTAAGCAACTCCACCGGAAGATCGGCGCTTTCTCCGCAGTGCTACGCAGCAGCCGACCCGGCATCCACTACACCGCCACCATCCACGCAACCCTGACCCCGGAGCCCTCAGGCCCCTACGACCCGGACGAGATCGCCGACCGTGTCCGCACCGCCCTGCGTACCACGGCGGCAGCTGCAGTACGCGACCAGGACCCGATCAACCTCCCCGCCGCACAGGACACCTGCGCACAGCAATTGCGCCAACCTCAGGAACTCGGCCTTCCGGACAGTGCCACCGTCACCGCCTCCGTCCAGCTCGAACTCGCGGACGAGGACCGTGCCGCGGTGAAGGAACTGCTTACTGCCATACGCGCCCAGGCGGTCACAGACACCCTCACCAGGCAGCGCGCGGAAGCCCTCGCCCAGGAACTCGCCCACCCGGCAGCCCTCCTGGCCCGATGGCTCCAACAGCCCGATGCACAGATCACCCAGCCGCCCGCTGACGCGGAGCTGGAAGCGCTCGCACGACGGCTGCGCGGCTACCCGAAGGACCATGACGAACCCATGGAGCGGCAACTCCTGACCATCCTGCGAGATTTCCTCGCCGAGTTCCCCAAGGAGGAACAGAAGCGACTGCTGGTGATACTCCTGGCCAACGGGATGCGCGCCGCCCGGAAGCCCGGTCATGCCGACCAGGCCGAAGCCCTGCTGAAACCGCCGCCGGCGACCAGTGAGACCATGCCCACTGCCATGGACACATCGTGA
- a CDS encoding serine/threonine protein kinase (ATP binding site [chemical binding];~Catalytic domain of Protein Kinases; cd00180;~KEGG: scb:SCAB_3071 serine/threonine protein kinase; PFAM: Serine/threonine-protein kinase-like domain; SMART: serine/threonine protein kinase; Tyrosine-protein kinase, catalytic domain;~Protein kinase domain; pfam00069;~activation loop (A-loop);~identified by MetaGeneAnnotator; putative;~serine/threonine protein kinase [Streptomyces flavogriseus ATCC33331];~substrate binding site [chemical binding]) encodes MSIARVDGRVQPARSGDPKRVGPYRIIGRLGSGGMGTVHAGLDPAGLRVAVKVIHPAQAEDPEFRARFRREVQLSSRVHGPCLIPLLAADPDAETPWLATAYAPGSTLDQHLAAHGALTGATLFAFATGTAQALAAIHTAGVVHRDVKPQNVILTPAGPRVLDFGIAHAADGTSVTRTGVMTGTPGWISPEHYRTGIAGPEGDMFAWGTLVAYAATGRLPFGTGAPDVVAYRVMSQEPDLDGLPDELREPLTKALAKNPAERISAEAAAEECARLLARQATQALGAAAEPEPTRISDHLTTAWNLPGMEDPTWSLPAPPRRKHALITAAVTAIAVAAASGGIVAFYSSDNRTDVDLTSGRASPSTPSTEISAPVSASGTMTAGTPTETPSAAVVDPRTIRIPKDPLAGVANPAYTRAGDETQPLADEWSASTIAGSPEEHDAEKAIRDRMTSMLATKDMDFMKPTITFNQRVQTVMVTGGPVPQLPENYQEVFSRAGEMAACSALAHRLKNDPATWPYGRFAIYWKTSDGDLDAAALGYSEATDGCISETAGQWHGDESGMATAEIPSSDKAEIRVADATVKAIVATWNSNTTETNDDPIALNDGISLGFDPVENAAYVWTDDPNSRFASHASQSNLRGTVEEAVCRKLTLEFHNNKSWPYTRWAVAVYDAYTGTRQFIGSGTCMS; translated from the coding sequence GTGAGCATCGCTCGCGTAGACGGGCGGGTACAGCCTGCCCGCTCCGGTGACCCGAAGCGGGTCGGTCCCTACCGGATCATCGGCCGTCTCGGCTCGGGTGGCATGGGCACCGTCCACGCCGGTCTCGATCCAGCCGGCCTCCGTGTCGCCGTGAAGGTGATCCACCCCGCGCAGGCCGAGGATCCTGAGTTCCGAGCCCGCTTTCGCCGAGAAGTCCAGCTCTCCTCGCGTGTGCACGGGCCGTGCCTCATCCCGCTCCTCGCAGCAGACCCGGATGCCGAGACCCCCTGGCTGGCCACCGCCTACGCGCCTGGGTCCACCCTCGACCAGCATCTCGCTGCCCACGGAGCGCTCACCGGCGCCACTCTGTTCGCCTTCGCCACCGGCACCGCCCAGGCCCTCGCCGCGATCCATACCGCCGGCGTCGTCCACCGGGATGTAAAGCCGCAGAACGTCATCCTCACCCCGGCCGGCCCCCGGGTCCTGGACTTCGGTATCGCACATGCCGCCGACGGCACCTCCGTGACCCGGACCGGTGTCATGACCGGCACTCCCGGGTGGATCAGCCCCGAGCACTACCGCACCGGCATCGCCGGACCCGAGGGTGACATGTTCGCCTGGGGCACGCTCGTCGCCTACGCCGCCACGGGGCGCCTCCCCTTCGGGACCGGAGCACCCGACGTGGTCGCCTACCGCGTCATGTCCCAGGAACCCGATCTCGACGGCCTCCCCGACGAACTGCGCGAACCCCTGACAAAGGCCCTTGCGAAGAACCCCGCCGAGCGAATCAGCGCCGAAGCGGCAGCAGAAGAATGCGCGCGACTCCTGGCCCGTCAGGCGACCCAGGCCCTCGGCGCAGCTGCCGAACCTGAACCGACGCGGATCAGCGACCACCTCACCACCGCGTGGAACCTCCCCGGCATGGAGGACCCCACCTGGAGCCTTCCCGCGCCCCCGAGGCGCAAGCACGCGCTCATCACCGCCGCCGTCACCGCAATCGCCGTCGCCGCCGCCTCGGGCGGAATTGTCGCGTTCTACAGCAGTGACAACCGGACGGACGTGGACCTCACGTCCGGCCGCGCCTCCCCTTCGACACCCTCCACCGAGATATCCGCCCCGGTCAGCGCTTCTGGAACCATGACTGCTGGCACGCCTACCGAGACCCCATCCGCTGCTGTAGTCGATCCGCGGACCATCAGGATCCCCAAGGATCCCCTCGCCGGAGTGGCCAATCCGGCCTACACGCGCGCCGGCGACGAAACGCAACCACTTGCCGACGAGTGGAGTGCGAGCACCATCGCAGGCAGCCCCGAAGAGCATGACGCCGAGAAGGCGATCCGGGACCGTATGACGTCCATGCTGGCCACCAAGGACATGGACTTCATGAAGCCCACGATCACATTCAACCAGCGGGTACAGACCGTAATGGTGACCGGCGGGCCGGTCCCGCAGTTGCCAGAGAACTACCAGGAGGTGTTCAGCAGAGCCGGTGAGATGGCGGCCTGCTCCGCTCTCGCCCACCGCCTCAAGAACGACCCGGCCACCTGGCCCTACGGCCGCTTCGCCATCTACTGGAAGACGTCCGACGGCGATCTCGATGCAGCGGCCCTCGGCTACAGCGAGGCCACTGACGGCTGCATCTCAGAAACAGCCGGCCAGTGGCACGGAGACGAATCCGGCATGGCAACGGCCGAGATACCCAGCAGCGACAAGGCGGAGATCCGCGTCGCCGACGCCACGGTCAAGGCCATCGTCGCCACCTGGAACTCCAACACCACCGAGACGAACGACGATCCCATCGCGCTCAACGACGGCATCAGCCTCGGCTTCGACCCCGTCGAGAACGCCGCCTACGTCTGGACCGACGACCCCAACAGCCGATTCGCCAGCCACGCCTCCCAGTCCAATCTCAGAGGCACGGTCGAGGAGGCCGTCTGCCGTAAGCTCACGCTCGAGTTCCATAACAACAAGAGCTGGCCATACACACGCTGGGCAGTCGCCGTCTACGACGCGTACACCGGCACACGCCAGTTCATCGGGTCAGGTACCTGCATGTCGTGA
- a CDS encoding phage integrase (identified by MetaGeneAnnotator; putative;~sequence version:1): MTTTQRYPHPDVRQITAAGAALTARLSVLRAPGPFRARSPSPADTVKTGLVPKWSPKTIEGPFQIALKRPLDSRLFRVGTTGFEPATP, encoded by the coding sequence ATGACCACGACCCAGCGCTACCCGCACCCCGACGTCCGTCAGATCACCGCCGCCGGCGCGGCACTGACCGCGCGCCTCAGCGTGCTCCGCGCCCCCGGCCCCTTCCGAGCCCGATCGCCGTCGCCCGCCGACACGGTCAAGACAGGGTTGGTCCCCAAGTGGTCCCCAAAAACGATCGAGGGGCCGTTTCAGATTGCTCTGAAACGGCCCCTCGATTCACGACTCTTTCGAGTCGGGACGACAGGATTTGAACCTGCGACCCCTTGA